From Algoriphagus sp. NG3, the proteins below share one genomic window:
- a CDS encoding DoxX family protein: protein MKKSHKITYWIATIWLSLGMVSTGIVQLIQMEEEVEKMGTLGYPSYFLSIIGIWKLLGVIAILVPKSPLVKEWAYAGFFFLMSGAIFTHLAVKDEAVAYFGPGLLLLLTVLSWYFRPADRRITPD from the coding sequence ATGAAAAAGAGCCACAAAATCACTTATTGGATTGCCACAATATGGCTAAGTCTGGGAATGGTATCAACTGGCATAGTACAACTTATACAAATGGAGGAAGAAGTCGAAAAGATGGGTACTTTGGGTTATCCGTCTTATTTCCTGAGCATCATAGGAATCTGGAAACTCCTTGGAGTCATTGCAATTTTGGTTCCTAAATCCCCATTGGTCAAGGAGTGGGCTTATGCGGGATTTTTCTTCCTGATGTCCGGTGCCATTTTCACCCATTTGGCAGTGAAAGATGAAGCTGTTGCTTATTTTGGCCCAGGTCTATTACTCCTATTGACCGTGCTTTCTTGGTATTTCCGTCCAGCTGACCGTAGAATAACACCTGACTGA
- a CDS encoding YdeI/OmpD-associated family protein, whose translation MKMTLNPKVDKYLIDGCMRCKYGGTPQCKVNNWKEELELLRQLVLETGLTEELKWGVPVYTHKGKNILTVAALKGSANVGFFKGALLTDKRKILQQQGNLQSDRIVRFTDTTEIQRLKNILQEYVLEAIQIEVSGKKVVFKRNPEPIPEELLQAFEDDPAFQQAFYALTPGKQRGYIIYFSQPKQALTRTGRIEKFKEQIFSGSGLHDKYGK comes from the coding sequence ATGAAAATGACGCTTAATCCAAAAGTAGACAAGTACTTGATTGACGGGTGTATGCGCTGTAAATATGGCGGCACTCCACAATGTAAAGTCAATAACTGGAAAGAAGAACTGGAACTCCTAAGACAACTTGTGCTGGAGACCGGACTAACGGAAGAATTAAAGTGGGGAGTCCCTGTCTATACCCATAAAGGAAAAAATATCCTTACAGTAGCAGCGTTGAAGGGTTCCGCCAACGTCGGCTTTTTCAAAGGAGCACTCTTAACTGATAAACGTAAAATCCTTCAACAACAGGGAAATCTACAATCCGACAGAATTGTGAGATTTACTGACACTACCGAGATCCAGAGGTTAAAGAATATTTTGCAGGAATACGTGTTGGAAGCTATACAGATAGAAGTAAGCGGAAAGAAAGTAGTATTCAAAAGGAACCCTGAACCCATCCCAGAAGAACTTCTGCAGGCATTTGAAGATGATCCTGCATTCCAACAAGCTTTCTACGCTTTGACCCCAGGAAAACAAAGGGGCTATATCATTTATTTTTCACAGCCAAAACAAGCCCTAACAAGGACAGGGAGAATTGAGAAATTTAAAGAGCAGATTTTTAGCGGATCTGGACTTCACGATAAGTATGGAAAGTAA
- a CDS encoding DUF6252 family protein: protein MNFKFIPQIVLFFFAMSVFVSCMPIDELFEKDNEGKISCIINGEPYEVEGGKSILSSEILRSELTRREGHFLLTIYGIKPVEDNKGLAIGFRIGGIDVADLKPDDVFTEWEVLDEEEGSFVGAMGGVEERTSGNTDYHELKASSNHTGDITLTISEIDTVGRLISGTFHFTAKDQISGDVQEVTDGVFEKIKWVEKGNT, encoded by the coding sequence ATGAATTTCAAGTTTATACCACAGATAGTTTTGTTTTTTTTTGCAATGTCGGTCTTTGTCTCCTGTATGCCGATAGATGAGCTATTTGAAAAAGATAATGAGGGTAAAATAAGCTGTATCATCAATGGAGAACCCTATGAAGTAGAAGGAGGCAAAAGCATATTGTCTTCAGAAATTTTAAGATCGGAATTGACTAGACGCGAGGGGCATTTTTTATTGACCATATATGGTATCAAACCGGTTGAAGATAATAAGGGCTTAGCTATAGGATTTAGGATTGGCGGAATAGATGTAGCGGACCTTAAGCCCGATGACGTTTTTACAGAATGGGAAGTGCTAGATGAAGAGGAGGGGAGTTTTGTAGGAGCTATGGGTGGAGTAGAGGAAAGAACCTCCGGCAACACTGATTACCATGAATTAAAAGCAAGCTCTAACCATACAGGAGATATCACGCTAACAATAAGTGAGATTGATACTGTAGGTCGACTTATTTCCGGCACATTTCACTTTACCGCAAAAGATCAAATAAGTGGAGATGTTCAGGAAGTTACAGATGGTGTTTTTGAAAAAATCAAATGGGTAGAAAAAGGAAACACCTGA
- a CDS encoding DinB family protein, with protein METTKTTTAAIINKDQLLTHWLGHRKLTRKVLEAYPEKELFEFSIGGMRPFANLIKEMLAMAAPTAQGLATDEWEAFDEEKKELTTKSALLASWDESTDTIKHFWETIPMERFQQQIVAFGQYEGTGYSTLFYIIDNEVHHRGQGYVYLRALGITPPNFWEQY; from the coding sequence CTACGAAAACAACAACAGCAGCAATCATCAACAAAGACCAACTATTGACCCACTGGCTGGGACACCGTAAGCTTACACGTAAAGTGCTGGAAGCTTATCCAGAAAAAGAATTATTTGAATTCAGTATAGGAGGGATGAGACCCTTTGCCAATCTGATCAAAGAAATGCTGGCAATGGCAGCTCCTACAGCCCAGGGACTGGCTACAGATGAATGGGAGGCTTTTGATGAGGAAAAAAAAGAACTGACGACGAAATCGGCACTTTTGGCAAGCTGGGATGAATCCACTGACACAATAAAGCATTTTTGGGAAACCATTCCTATGGAGAGATTTCAGCAACAGATTGTTGCCTTTGGGCAATATGAGGGAACGGGATACAGCACTCTGTTTTATATCATTGACAATGAGGTGCATCACCGTGGCCAAGGGTATGTGTATCTGCGGGCATTAGGAATCACACCCCCTAATTTCTGGGAACAATACTGA
- a CDS encoding DUF4136 domain-containing protein, with product MKSTYFPFILMIFICSGCFSSKDYVTDYDYNYQASFKKYKTFAFVVPTEKDTSLISPVLSATIGARLGSQGFREQESKPDLLVSYKIFTDSIRYRGYVQPEFDYYLQRVSNVPEKEDGELDKEQEKDETYNQVRYSENRGMLVIYVIDSKRGNTIWQGYTAANFNYEDPNFQSDITRAAYRVMNEFKVLNRQLE from the coding sequence ATGAAAAGTACCTACTTCCCTTTCATCCTGATGATTTTTATTTGCTCAGGGTGTTTCTCGTCCAAGGATTATGTAACAGACTATGACTACAATTACCAAGCTTCTTTTAAAAAATACAAAACATTTGCATTCGTAGTTCCCACAGAAAAGGACACCAGTCTTATTTCTCCCGTTTTGAGTGCTACTATCGGAGCCAGACTTGGTTCCCAGGGTTTTAGAGAACAAGAATCAAAACCGGATTTGTTGGTCAGTTATAAAATCTTCACCGACTCTATTAGATATCGGGGATATGTTCAGCCAGAATTTGATTACTACCTGCAGCGAGTGAGTAATGTACCGGAGAAAGAAGACGGAGAGCTGGACAAAGAGCAGGAAAAAGATGAAACCTATAATCAGGTAAGATATAGTGAGAATAGAGGAATGCTGGTCATCTATGTGATCGACAGCAAACGTGGGAATACCATCTGGCAGGGCTATACTGCTGCCAACTTCAACTATGAGGACCCTAACTTCCAGTCAGACATTACCAGAGCTGCTTATCGGGTGATGAATGAGTTCAAGGTACTAAACAGGCAACTGGAATAA
- a CDS encoding uracil-DNA glycosylase family protein, with protein sequence MNRFETLVANAQACTLCSGVLPLGPLPVFSIHPESKILVIGQAPGTKVHATGIPWNDASGNELRRWLGVDKEQFYNPKIFGIMPMGFCYPGRGKGGDMPPRIECAPTWHGRLRAEMPEVRLTLLIGQYAQKYYLGKQSGKTLTETVRNFESYLPDFMPLVHPSPRNLMWRRRNIWFEEEVVPTLRNIVAPFIR encoded by the coding sequence ATGAATAGGTTTGAAACATTAGTTGCTAACGCTCAGGCGTGTACACTTTGCTCGGGAGTTTTGCCTCTCGGCCCCCTTCCGGTTTTTTCTATTCACCCTGAAAGTAAAATTTTGGTTATCGGCCAGGCTCCGGGAACCAAGGTGCATGCCACTGGAATTCCCTGGAACGATGCCAGTGGAAATGAACTCAGACGCTGGCTTGGTGTGGATAAAGAGCAGTTTTATAACCCGAAGATTTTTGGGATTATGCCTATGGGATTTTGCTACCCGGGGAGAGGCAAGGGCGGGGATATGCCACCCCGCATCGAATGTGCTCCTACCTGGCATGGTAGGCTCAGAGCAGAGATGCCAGAGGTTCGCCTTACTTTGTTGATTGGGCAATATGCCCAGAAGTATTATTTAGGAAAACAGAGCGGAAAAACCTTAACAGAAACCGTCCGGAATTTTGAATCATATCTACCGGATTTTATGCCGCTGGTACATCCTTCACCACGCAATCTTATGTGGAGGAGGAGAAATATATGGTTTGAAGAAGAGGTAGTTCCTACCTTGAGAAATATTGTCGCTCCGTTTATACGCTAA
- a CDS encoding flagellar motor protein MotB has translation MKKSLIVTGLLSATVMVSCVSKKKYTELESNLFRTQTELATTEQEKAELEEKMQIIENRVAEYNARINSLRDTNDALTLQNDGMYSLEGATMMSKNSKEKMKQTLANVDQSKLAQAQTLEDSVNLAVEYNLKRNITETTVDGEEDDVNISIDQTVVMISVSDKLLFNTGSYRINSKADPLLAKLAEVINAEPSLQVMIEGHTDPRTISTGVVQDNWDLSVKRATSIVRKLQQDYNVAPEKMIAAGRASYMPIVENDSPENMAINRRTRIVLIPDLDMFFAML, from the coding sequence ATGAAAAAATCACTAATTGTTACCGGACTGCTGAGCGCCACCGTGATGGTCTCATGTGTTTCCAAGAAAAAATACACCGAACTGGAAAGCAATCTTTTTAGAACCCAAACTGAACTGGCTACTACAGAGCAGGAAAAAGCTGAGTTAGAAGAAAAGATGCAGATCATCGAAAACAGAGTTGCTGAATACAATGCAAGAATCAACTCTCTCCGTGACACCAATGACGCATTGACCTTGCAAAACGACGGCATGTACAGCTTGGAAGGGGCTACTATGATGTCCAAAAACTCCAAGGAAAAAATGAAACAAACCCTGGCAAATGTAGATCAATCAAAATTGGCTCAAGCACAGACTTTGGAAGACTCTGTGAATCTTGCCGTGGAATACAACCTGAAGAGAAACATCACCGAAACCACCGTAGATGGTGAGGAAGATGATGTGAATATCAGCATTGACCAGACGGTAGTTATGATTTCTGTGTCTGACAAACTTCTTTTCAACACCGGTAGCTATAGAATCAACAGTAAAGCAGATCCATTACTGGCAAAACTTGCCGAAGTGATCAATGCCGAGCCTAGCCTTCAGGTGATGATAGAGGGGCATACAGATCCAAGGACGATTTCCACTGGCGTAGTTCAGGATAACTGGGATCTTTCGGTGAAAAGAGCGACAAGTATCGTAAGAAAGCTTCAGCAAGATTACAATGTCGCTCCTGAAAAAATGATCGCTGCAGGAAGAGCTAGCTATATGCCGATCGTAGAAAATGATTCCCCAGAAAACATGGCAATCAACAGAAGAACCCGAATTGTGTTGATTCCTGATTTGGACATGTTCTTTGCGATGCTTTAA
- a CDS encoding SRPBCC family protein produces the protein MENKTKVTAEDNKQVILIFRHFDLPVNLLYKAYTEAELVEQWMGNKVLKLDNKSHGSYLFETKDAQGNVLFRANGTIHKVVENQTIIRTFEMENSPFPVQLEYLDFEPIDEDTSKLAIKIVFKSIEDRDNMLRLPFAQGINMAHNKLQKFINTLK, from the coding sequence ATGGAAAACAAAACAAAGGTAACCGCTGAAGACAATAAACAGGTAATTCTCATTTTCAGGCACTTTGACCTGCCAGTAAATTTACTATACAAGGCTTACACAGAGGCCGAATTAGTAGAGCAATGGATGGGCAACAAGGTGCTGAAATTGGATAATAAGAGTCACGGGAGCTATTTGTTTGAGACTAAGGATGCACAGGGAAATGTATTGTTCCGGGCCAATGGAACCATTCATAAAGTAGTCGAAAACCAAACAATCATAAGGACTTTTGAAATGGAGAACAGCCCGTTTCCTGTCCAACTTGAATACCTTGACTTTGAGCCAATCGACGAGGACACTAGCAAACTAGCGATTAAAATTGTATTTAAATCCATAGAAGATAGAGACAATATGCTCAGGCTCCCATTTGCCCAAGGCATCAATATGGCTCATAACAAACTCCAAAAATTCATCAATACCTTAAAATAG
- a CDS encoding RNA polymerase sigma factor: protein MNWTDEELIEGCKRRSAKYEEVFYKKYYGYVMGISLSYSKDKSLADEITNDSFMKFFGSINKFDDFQSVKAWLRRITVNTAIDYFRKQKKFNNQTDVSEETSVFHDVNALHDLAFEDIIGLINQLQEDHKMVFNLYEIEGYSHKEIGAKLGLTESSCRVYLARAKAQLRKLVSLHLKEYEGR, encoded by the coding sequence TTGAATTGGACAGACGAGGAGCTGATCGAAGGTTGCAAACGACGGTCAGCTAAGTATGAAGAAGTATTCTATAAAAAATACTATGGCTACGTCATGGGAATCAGTCTGTCTTATTCCAAGGATAAAAGCCTTGCCGATGAAATCACGAATGATTCATTTATGAAGTTTTTCGGGTCAATCAACAAATTCGATGACTTCCAGTCTGTGAAGGCTTGGCTTCGCCGTATTACGGTAAATACCGCGATAGACTATTTCCGAAAACAGAAGAAATTCAATAACCAAACTGATGTATCTGAAGAAACCTCTGTGTTTCATGACGTAAATGCACTTCATGATCTTGCTTTTGAAGATATAATAGGACTGATCAATCAACTTCAGGAAGATCACAAAATGGTGTTCAATCTCTATGAGATCGAGGGCTATAGTCATAAGGAAATTGGGGCAAAACTCGGTCTTACGGAGAGTTCGTGTCGGGTTTACCTTGCGAGGGCAAAAGCACAGCTTCGCAAATTAGTATCACTACACTTGAAAGAATATGAAGGAAGATAA
- a CDS encoding ABC transporter permease: MDSKHKYFPPKWPDRFLEFYCNPSRLEQIQGDAHELFYLDLEEKGLRYARFRFFIHVLSFFRWSNIRRTKTTYQSFNQGAMLKNYFKIGWRNLLNQKGTTFISVFGLACAVGCCMVAYLFIAQIWFKGMLQPNKNEIYQLTYTAQGENGLVTFGSVAEPIAELIPQELSDVKKHTRVSPDFSVLIQNNESYRQRSLFVDPAFMEMFVYRMDYGYPGALREPNQVILTNELSEKLFGDTHPIGQELSLVVDGQEKLYKVGGVLADLKDMDMFNFDLLVNIETRPLSIAVLPLKDVWNSELWTFVQLEKGTNPSVLNPGLSVLKNQQNQINPEKPYRDLEVVAYTDLVYKIGEIENGVRDFLGIGPQILLGAIGLFILVLAVFNYINISILMATRRLKEIGVRKVIGSRRSQLVFQFLSENLMVCFFAILLGCLFAGFIFLPGFNDITSKNLKIDLLNDKYVWMFLGSMLLFITLVSGLYPAMYVSSFKPISILKGNQKIGGKSVFTGVLLTFQFTLAIISIVAGVAFVQTNYINANRDWGYNSDDKIIVNVPNAEDYLPLKNKLSALASVKEISGSQDYIGSWMREDELVYEEEKYEIMLLNAESTYPDVMDLKLKEGRLFNSELISDTEESVIVNQTFLHRLGLEFPVQKKIELDSSSYTVVGVVEDFHTVFFQSPIQPMVIRASQDTTFNYLTLKMSAGTASSSMEAVKKIWHETVPRGLFTGGLQAEVFDRETKDVKGVSTILLFSAILAVVLAALGLFGLVSLNMNSRIKDYCVRKVFGANLGDLSMKLLKRYLIIWCIASVLGAAFSVLIISDFLDSFFAFHSGVGIIPLGFGMLILLLVISVTVSTQIYKIDQANPAGILQNE; this comes from the coding sequence ATGGACAGTAAGCACAAATATTTTCCTCCCAAATGGCCGGATCGCTTTCTGGAATTCTACTGCAATCCGAGTCGATTGGAGCAGATACAGGGAGACGCACATGAATTGTTCTACTTAGACTTGGAAGAAAAAGGCCTCCGGTACGCCAGATTTCGATTTTTCATCCATGTGCTCAGTTTTTTCAGATGGAGCAACATTAGACGTACAAAAACCACTTATCAGTCATTTAACCAAGGTGCTATGTTAAAGAACTATTTTAAAATCGGCTGGCGGAACCTTCTGAATCAAAAAGGAACCACATTTATATCAGTGTTTGGGCTGGCGTGTGCTGTGGGTTGCTGTATGGTGGCTTATCTTTTTATTGCACAGATTTGGTTTAAGGGGATGCTTCAGCCGAATAAGAATGAGATCTATCAGTTGACCTACACTGCTCAGGGTGAAAATGGATTGGTCACCTTCGGGTCTGTTGCAGAGCCTATAGCAGAACTTATCCCACAGGAACTAAGCGATGTCAAAAAGCATACACGTGTCTCACCTGACTTTTCCGTTTTGATCCAAAACAATGAGAGTTATAGACAACGTTCCTTGTTTGTAGATCCTGCGTTTATGGAAATGTTTGTTTACCGGATGGATTACGGGTATCCGGGAGCATTGAGAGAGCCAAATCAGGTGATTTTGACAAATGAGCTATCTGAAAAGCTCTTTGGAGATACACATCCCATAGGACAGGAACTATCTCTGGTGGTCGATGGGCAAGAAAAACTCTATAAAGTAGGTGGGGTCTTGGCCGATCTGAAAGATATGGATATGTTCAATTTTGACCTTTTGGTAAATATTGAAACACGCCCTTTATCTATTGCTGTCCTGCCGCTTAAAGATGTTTGGAATTCAGAGTTGTGGACATTTGTTCAATTGGAAAAAGGAACCAATCCAAGCGTACTGAACCCCGGCTTATCCGTACTGAAAAATCAACAAAACCAGATTAATCCAGAGAAACCTTACCGGGATTTGGAAGTAGTCGCCTATACGGACTTAGTCTATAAAATAGGTGAAATTGAAAATGGGGTAAGGGATTTTTTAGGGATTGGGCCGCAGATACTTCTGGGTGCTATAGGGCTCTTTATTTTGGTTTTAGCAGTATTTAACTACATCAATATCTCTATCTTGATGGCTACTAGAAGGTTGAAAGAAATCGGGGTACGCAAGGTGATTGGAAGCAGGAGGAGTCAGCTTGTTTTTCAGTTTCTGAGTGAAAACCTGATGGTCTGTTTTTTTGCCATTTTGCTTGGGTGTCTTTTTGCAGGTTTTATTTTTCTTCCGGGATTCAACGATATCACTTCTAAGAACCTCAAAATTGATTTGCTCAATGATAAGTATGTCTGGATGTTTTTGGGATCGATGTTGCTGTTTATTACCCTGGTGTCCGGATTGTATCCAGCTATGTATGTGTCCTCCTTTAAGCCAATCAGTATTCTGAAAGGCAATCAAAAGATCGGTGGCAAAAGTGTCTTTACAGGTGTATTGCTGACTTTTCAGTTTACCCTTGCGATCATCAGTATCGTGGCCGGAGTGGCTTTTGTCCAGACTAATTACATCAATGCAAACCGGGATTGGGGATATAACAGTGATGATAAAATTATTGTGAACGTACCTAACGCTGAGGATTACTTGCCCCTCAAAAACAAACTTTCGGCACTTGCATCTGTGAAGGAAATCAGCGGAAGTCAGGATTACATAGGTAGCTGGATGCGGGAAGATGAGTTGGTTTATGAAGAAGAAAAGTATGAGATTATGTTGCTAAATGCGGAATCTACCTATCCTGACGTTATGGATTTGAAACTCAAGGAAGGGAGATTGTTTAATTCCGAACTGATTTCAGATACAGAAGAGTCGGTCATTGTAAATCAGACTTTTCTGCACCGGCTTGGTTTGGAGTTTCCTGTTCAGAAGAAAATTGAGTTGGATAGTTCGAGCTATACTGTTGTAGGTGTGGTGGAGGATTTTCATACTGTTTTCTTCCAAAGTCCAATTCAGCCCATGGTGATTCGGGCTTCTCAAGACACTACCTTCAACTACCTTACCTTAAAAATGAGTGCGGGGACTGCTTCTTCATCTATGGAAGCCGTCAAAAAAATCTGGCATGAGACTGTCCCAAGGGGATTGTTTACAGGGGGATTGCAAGCAGAAGTATTTGACAGAGAAACAAAAGATGTAAAAGGGGTAAGTACTATTCTCTTGTTCTCAGCTATACTTGCCGTGGTACTGGCGGCATTGGGGCTGTTTGGTTTGGTGTCTTTGAATATGAACTCCCGTATCAAAGACTATTGTGTAAGAAAGGTTTTCGGTGCCAACCTAGGAGATTTATCGATGAAACTATTGAAAAGGTACCTGATCATCTGGTGCATAGCTTCAGTGTTGGGGGCGGCATTTTCTGTGCTGATAATATCTGATTTTTTGGATAGTTTTTTTGCTTTTCATTCCGGCGTTGGCATCATTCCTCTTGGATTTGGTATGCTGATTTTACTCCTTGTCATTTCAGTCACTGTCAGCACTCAGATATACAAAATCGATCAGGCAAATCCTGCCGGAATTCTGCAAAATGAATAG
- a CDS encoding VOC family protein — MLLKSKAFSSYSVDDLSKAKIFYHEILELGVEEDEMGFLSIHPDGGADVIIYPKPDHVPATFTILNFPVEDIDQTVDELISKGVKFEQYEDPIKTDEKGICRNGGGPLIAWFKDPAGNILSVLEEV, encoded by the coding sequence ATGCTCCTAAAATCCAAAGCATTCAGCAGCTACTCTGTGGACGACCTCTCAAAAGCCAAGATCTTTTATCATGAAATACTTGAATTGGGTGTGGAAGAAGATGAGATGGGGTTCTTATCAATACATCCGGATGGAGGTGCGGATGTGATAATTTATCCGAAACCTGATCATGTGCCTGCCACATTTACCATACTGAATTTCCCTGTAGAGGATATAGATCAGACAGTCGATGAGTTGATATCAAAAGGGGTGAAGTTTGAGCAGTACGAAGATCCTATTAAAACAGACGAAAAGGGGATTTGCCGAAATGGTGGTGGCCCATTGATTGCTTGGTTTAAGGATCCTGCAGGGAATATTTTGTCCGTGCTGGAAGAAGTTTAA
- a CDS encoding GxxExxY protein, whose product MATQKELDELTYKINGAAIEVHKHLGPGLLESVYQKCLAEELRLRNISFQQELILPIQYKGISVTADLRLDFFIEKNIVVELKSVSEILPIHQAQLMTYMKLMKAPKGILLNFNVVNLYHEGQKTFVNNYFSNLDRD is encoded by the coding sequence ATTGCAACACAAAAGGAATTAGATGAATTAACCTACAAAATAAATGGTGCTGCCATTGAGGTTCACAAGCATCTAGGCCCTGGACTATTGGAAAGCGTATATCAGAAATGTCTTGCAGAAGAATTGAGGCTACGAAATATCTCTTTCCAACAAGAACTTATTTTACCTATTCAATACAAAGGTATTTCAGTTACAGCTGATTTAAGGCTAGACTTTTTCATTGAAAAAAACATAGTCGTAGAATTAAAATCTGTTTCAGAAATTCTACCAATTCATCAAGCCCAATTGATGACCTATATGAAGTTGATGAAAGCACCAAAAGGCATTTTACTGAATTTCAATGTTGTAAATCTATACCATGAAGGGCAAAAAACTTTCGTAAATAATTACTTCTCAAATTTAGACAGAGACTAA
- a CDS encoding PadR family transcriptional regulator, which yields MKGYHLGELEELVLLTVGILDQEAYGVAVLEEIKSQTGRKVNISAIHTVLNRLEEKGFLKSYMGGATEERGGRRKRLFTLSAAGRSAIEEVKNLRNKLFDQLPPLALDFSHGQ from the coding sequence ATGAAGGGCTATCATTTGGGTGAATTGGAAGAGTTGGTCTTGCTGACAGTAGGTATCTTGGATCAGGAGGCTTACGGAGTCGCTGTATTGGAAGAGATCAAAAGTCAAACGGGCAGAAAAGTCAATATTTCGGCTATACATACTGTGTTGAATAGACTGGAAGAAAAGGGGTTTCTGAAATCCTACATGGGCGGTGCCACCGAAGAGAGAGGAGGTAGGCGCAAGCGTTTATTTACACTTTCGGCCGCAGGCAGATCGGCTATCGAAGAAGTCAAAAACCTCAGAAACAAACTTTTTGACCAACTTCCCCCTCTGGCTTTAGACTTCTCTCATGGACAGTAA
- a CDS encoding metalloregulator ArsR/SmtB family transcription factor, whose translation MNLRRDVFQAIADPTRRAILLLLASQSMSAGIIASNFDSARPTVSKHLQILTECELLKQEQHGREMYYHLNADKMKEIADFLEPFRQFWDQKFNKLEQVMKAYNAKK comes from the coding sequence ATGAATTTAAGACGCGACGTATTTCAGGCTATCGCCGACCCTACACGTAGGGCAATTCTTTTATTGCTCGCTTCCCAGTCAATGTCAGCTGGGATAATAGCTTCCAATTTTGACAGCGCAAGACCGACAGTATCGAAACATCTGCAGATTTTGACTGAATGCGAATTGCTCAAACAAGAACAGCACGGCAGAGAAATGTACTACCATCTTAATGCTGATAAAATGAAGGAAATAGCTGATTTCCTTGAGCCATTCAGGCAATTCTGGGATCAAAAATTCAATAAACTAGAACAGGTAATGAAAGCCTATAACGCAAAAAAATAA
- a CDS encoding DUF4397 domain-containing protein, whose protein sequence is MMSLKSFAKKNFKSLAAVALLTGTLGLTSCLDNDNDPIEYPPAGYISIYNGAPDNNGVIIFADQNQVNNSPLKYSEALAYKNFYPGDRLFKFSEPNSLTSLYEEEYEIKVDSVYSLFMVEEAGEIDAFLVKDNWSEPSSNKAQIRLVNLSPDAGNVSLLIDDSETPLFDGIVFKNISDFESIDTKKVKMTLVSSSGEPLATATNVDLQGNRVYTLIVRGFVETAENPKKLDLQLLTNYIEF, encoded by the coding sequence ATGATGAGTTTAAAATCATTTGCAAAGAAAAACTTTAAATCACTTGCTGCTGTAGCACTATTGACCGGAACCCTTGGACTGACAAGCTGTCTGGACAATGACAATGACCCTATCGAATACCCCCCTGCAGGTTATATTTCCATCTACAACGGGGCTCCTGACAATAATGGGGTGATCATATTTGCTGACCAAAACCAAGTAAACAATTCTCCGCTGAAGTACTCTGAGGCTTTAGCCTACAAAAACTTTTATCCGGGAGACAGACTGTTTAAATTTTCTGAACCAAACTCCCTTACCTCACTTTACGAAGAGGAATATGAGATAAAAGTAGATTCAGTCTATTCCCTGTTTATGGTAGAAGAGGCTGGCGAAATTGACGCATTTCTCGTAAAAGACAATTGGTCAGAGCCGTCTTCTAATAAAGCACAGATCAGATTAGTCAATCTTTCCCCTGACGCAGGAAATGTGTCTCTGTTAATAGACGATAGCGAAACTCCCCTATTCGATGGTATTGTATTCAAGAATATCTCTGATTTCGAAAGTATAGATACCAAAAAAGTAAAAATGACTTTAGTATCCAGTTCAGGAGAGCCCCTCGCTACTGCCACAAACGTAGATCTACAAGGCAACAGAGTTTATACCCTCATCGTGAGAGGTTTTGTGGAAACAGCAGAAAACCCCAAAAAACTTGACCTACAATTACTGACCAACTATATAGAATTCTAA